One genomic region from Chitinophagales bacterium encodes:
- the rpsN gene encoding 30S ribosomal protein S14: MSKKSVIARNRKREKIVARFAEKRARLKAEGDYEGLAKLPRNASPVRLKNRCKLTGRPRGYMRQFGVSRIVFRDLANYGMIPGVTKASW; encoded by the coding sequence ATGTCTAAAAAATCAGTCATAGCAAGAAATAGAAAAAGAGAAAAAATAGTAGCCCGTTTTGCTGAAAAACGCGCTCGTTTAAAAGCAGAAGGAGACTATGAAGGATTGGCCAAATTGCCAAGAAATGCCTCTCCTGTTCGACTAAAAAACAGATGTAAACTTACTGGTCGTCCCAGAGGATATATGCGCCAATTTGGTGTATCGAGAATTGTATTCAGAGATTTGGCAAACTATGGAATGATACCCGGAGTAACCAAAGCAAGTTGGTAA
- the rpsH gene encoding 30S ribosomal protein S8: protein MIVTDPISDYLTRIRNAQMANHKMVVIPASNIKKRITEILYDQGYILKYKFEQDDKQGTIKIALKYNKETNEPAIKKLRKISKPGLRRYSRANNMPRVINGLGVAILSTSKGLMTGRMAEEQNIGGEILCEIY, encoded by the coding sequence ATGATTGTAACAGATCCAATATCAGATTATTTAACCCGCATCAGAAATGCCCAAATGGCAAATCATAAGATGGTGGTAATCCCTGCCTCTAACATTAAGAAAAGAATTACTGAAATTCTTTACGATCAGGGATATATTCTGAAATACAAGTTTGAACAAGACGATAAACAAGGCACAATTAAAATTGCGCTGAAATACAATAAAGAAACCAATGAACCGGCAATTAAAAAACTGAGAAAAATCAGTAAACCCGGTTTGAGAAGATACAGCAGAGCCAATAACATGCCGCGTGTGATCAATGGACTTGGAGTAGCAATACTTTCTACTTCCAAAGGATTGATGACCGGCAGAATGGCCGAAGAGCAGAACATTGGTGGTGAAATACTTTGTGAAATATATTAA
- the rplF gene encoding 50S ribosomal protein L6, with product MSRIGNHPIQIPSGVEVKIEANNRVTVKGTKGELNEKFDSDFTLKIEDGVLTVQRPTEQKRHKALHGLIRALIANMIVGVSEGYKKELELVGVGFRAQSTGQNLELNIGYSHPVIVQLPSEIKLDAKMEKGKNPTVYLESIDKQLIGQVAAKIRSLRAPEPYKGKGIRYSDEHIRRKAGKTAAK from the coding sequence ATGTCAAGGATTGGAAATCACCCTATACAAATACCTTCAGGCGTTGAAGTGAAAATTGAAGCCAATAATCGCGTCACCGTAAAAGGAACAAAAGGGGAATTAAATGAAAAATTCGACAGTGATTTTACACTGAAAATCGAAGATGGAGTATTGACCGTACAAAGACCTACTGAACAAAAACGTCACAAGGCTCTTCACGGATTGATTCGCGCTTTGATTGCCAACATGATCGTTGGAGTTTCTGAAGGATACAAAAAAGAACTTGAACTTGTTGGTGTGGGTTTTCGTGCACAATCAACCGGACAAAATCTTGAACTGAATATCGGATATTCACATCCTGTAATTGTTCAATTGCCAAGTGAGATTAAATTAGATGCCAAAATGGAGAAAGGTAAAAACCCTACGGTTTACCTTGAATCAATTGACAAACAATTGATTGGCCAGGTAGCAGCTAAAATAAGATCATTAAGAGCTCCTGAACCATACAAAGGAAAAGGTATAAGATATTCTGACGAACATATTAGAAGAAAAGCAGGTAAAACTGCCGCTAAATAA
- the rplR gene encoding 50S ribosomal protein L18: MLTKKVKRRNKIRSRIRKKITGTADIPRLSVYRSNKHIYAQIINDELGHTLVAASSKEDKDVDLKAPKKDAALKVGEILGAKATEAGIENVVFDRGGYLYHGRVKALADGARKGGLKF; the protein is encoded by the coding sequence ATGTTAACTAAAAAAGTTAAAAGAAGGAATAAAATCCGCAGCAGAATCAGGAAAAAAATTACCGGAACTGCCGACATTCCAAGATTAAGTGTGTACAGAAGTAACAAGCACATCTATGCTCAAATCATCAATGATGAACTTGGTCATACACTTGTTGCCGCTTCTTCAAAAGAAGACAAAGATGTTGATCTAAAAGCACCTAAAAAAGATGCAGCACTTAAAGTTGGCGAAATTCTGGGCGCTAAAGCAACAGAAGCAGGAATTGAAAATGTTGTGTTTGATCGTGGCGGATATTTATATCACGGTAGAGTGAAAGCTCTTGCAGATGGAGCCAGAAAAGGTGGTTTGAAATTTTAA
- the rpsE gene encoding 30S ribosomal protein S5 produces MQKVKASELELKEKVVNIRRVAKVTKGGRTFSFSAIVVVGDGEGIVGHGLGKAREVTEAISKGVDDAKKNLIRVPILNGTIPHAISGRYGAGKVLIKPASEGTGVIAGGPMRAVLEGAGVNNVLAKSLGTSNAHNVIKATIEGLGKLREPINVAKERGVSLQKVFNGK; encoded by the coding sequence ATGCAAAAAGTAAAAGCCAGTGAACTGGAACTGAAAGAAAAAGTAGTAAACATCCGCAGGGTAGCCAAGGTTACTAAAGGTGGTCGAACTTTCAGTTTTTCAGCTATAGTAGTTGTAGGTGATGGCGAAGGTATTGTAGGTCATGGACTTGGAAAAGCAAGAGAGGTAACTGAAGCTATTTCCAAAGGAGTAGATGATGCTAAGAAAAACCTGATTCGCGTACCTATTTTAAATGGAACTATTCCACATGCAATCAGTGGAAGGTACGGTGCTGGAAAAGTATTGATCAAACCAGCTTCTGAAGGTACCGGTGTAATAGCAGGTGGTCCTATGCGAGCTGTTCTAGAAGGTGCCGGTGTCAATAATGTATTGGCCAAATCACTGGGAACATCAAATGCACACAATGTTATTAAAGCAACAATTGAAGGACTCGGCAAATTGAGAGAACCAATAAATGTTGCCAAAGAACGAGGAGTTTCATTACAAAAAGTATTTAACGGTAAATAA
- the rpmD gene encoding 50S ribosomal protein L30: MAKVRITQIKSAIDRPKSQKDTLKALGISKLQRPIEKEETPQIAGMIKKVAHLVKVEKV; the protein is encoded by the coding sequence ATGGCAAAAGTCAGGATCACACAGATTAAAAGCGCAATAGATCGCCCAAAAAGTCAAAAGGATACTTTGAAAGCACTTGGAATAAGTAAATTGCAAAGACCAATTGAAAAAGAGGAAACTCCACAAATTGCGGGAATGATCAAAAAAGTTGCTCATTTGGTAAAAGTTGAAAAAGTATAA
- the rplO gene encoding 50S ribosomal protein L15 gives MDLSKLKPAKGSVKNRKRIGRGEGSGYGDTATRGHKGAKSRSGYSRKAGFEGGQMPIQRRLPKSGFTNPFRVEYVAINLDRLQEIADKHKPKVVNLDFLRENKIINRTDKVKILGRGELKAKLSVEVNAASASALEAIEKAGGTVKLV, from the coding sequence ATGGATTTATCAAAATTAAAGCCTGCCAAAGGCTCAGTAAAAAACAGGAAAAGGATAGGCCGAGGTGAAGGTTCCGGATATGGCGATACTGCTACCCGTGGACACAAAGGTGCCAAATCAAGATCCGGATACAGCCGCAAAGCTGGTTTTGAAGGAGGACAAATGCCTATTCAAAGACGTTTGCCAAAAAGCGGTTTCACTAATCCATTTAGGGTAGAATACGTGGCCATCAATCTTGACAGACTTCAGGAAATTGCTGACAAGCACAAACCAAAAGTTGTCAATTTAGATTTCCTTCGCGAAAACAAAATCATTAACAGAACCGATAAAGTTAAGATTTTGGGCAGAGGAGAATTGAAAGCCAAATTAAGTGTTGAAGTAAACGCTGCTAGTGCAAGTGCACTTGAAGCTATTGAAAAAGCCGGTGGAACGGTAAAACTGGTTTAA
- the secY gene encoding preprotein translocase subunit SecY, translating into MKNFINTIKNIYQIEELRNRIITTLGLILIYRIGTYVVLPGINPAALDDLAAQGSDGILGLVNLFAGGAFSRASVFALGIMPYISASIAVQLLTVAVPYFQKLQKEGESGRKTINQITRVLTIFVTGAQASGYVINLKFIAGDAIIINPALFWVSTVIVLTGGTIFVMWMGERITEKGIGNGISLLIMIGIIANLPFALIAEVSARMTEGGGLVPFVIEIAVLVFVVIAVIMLVQGTRRIPVQYAKRAAAGGNAGTGSRQYIPLKVNASGVMPIIFAQALMFLPATVAQFFPESDLTSNFVATFSDFASVPYNVVYFFLVIVFTYFYTALIVNPVQMADEMKKNGGFIPGVKPGRSTAEFIDTVLSRITLPGSIFLAFVAIMPAFAMAFGINSQFALFFGGTSLLILVAVVLDTLQQIESHLLMRQYDGLMKSGRIKGRAANSVGAGI; encoded by the coding sequence ATGAAGAACTTTATCAATACCATTAAGAATATTTACCAGATCGAAGAGTTGCGAAATCGCATCATCACTACACTGGGACTTATCCTGATCTACAGAATAGGAACTTATGTAGTTTTGCCCGGAATTAACCCCGCAGCATTAGATGATCTGGCAGCACAGGGATCAGATGGCATACTGGGATTGGTAAACCTTTTCGCAGGTGGTGCATTTTCAAGAGCATCAGTTTTTGCGCTTGGAATTATGCCCTATATATCGGCATCTATTGCTGTACAGCTATTGACAGTAGCTGTACCCTATTTCCAAAAACTACAGAAAGAAGGAGAAAGCGGCAGAAAAACCATCAATCAAATTACACGTGTATTGACCATTTTCGTTACCGGAGCTCAGGCTTCTGGTTATGTGATCAATCTCAAATTCATAGCAGGTGATGCAATTATTATAAACCCTGCACTGTTCTGGGTTTCTACAGTGATTGTACTCACAGGTGGTACTATTTTCGTAATGTGGATGGGTGAACGAATTACCGAAAAAGGCATTGGTAATGGTATTTCGCTATTGATCATGATCGGAATTATAGCCAATTTACCTTTTGCATTGATAGCAGAAGTATCTGCTAGAATGACAGAAGGCGGTGGCCTTGTACCTTTCGTAATTGAAATTGCAGTACTTGTATTTGTTGTGATCGCAGTAATTATGCTGGTGCAAGGAACCAGGAGAATACCCGTTCAATATGCCAAACGTGCAGCAGCAGGAGGAAATGCAGGAACAGGGTCAAGACAGTACATACCTCTAAAAGTCAATGCCAGTGGTGTTATGCCGATAATTTTCGCGCAAGCTTTAATGTTTTTGCCCGCAACAGTGGCTCAATTCTTTCCAGAGTCAGATTTAACTAGTAACTTTGTGGCCACTTTCAGCGATTTTGCATCTGTGCCCTACAATGTGGTGTATTTCTTTTTGGTGATTGTTTTCACTTATTTCTACACCGCTTTGATAGTAAACCCTGTACAAATGGCTGATGAAATGAAGAAAAACGGTGGCTTTATCCCTGGAGTAAAACCCGGCAGATCCACCGCTGAATTTATTGATACAGTATTGTCAAGAATAACATTGCCCGGATCCATATTCCTTGCATTTGTAGCAATAATGCCGGCATTTGCAATGGCTTTTGGCATCAATAGTCAATTTGCACTGTTTTTTGGCGGAACATCACTCTTGATCCTGGTAGCTGTAGTGTTAGATACACTTCAGCAAATTGAAAGTCATTTGCTGATGCGCCAATACGATGGCCTAATGAAATCGGGCAGAATAAAAGGAAGAGCAGCCAACTCCGTAGGAGCTGGAATATAA
- the infA gene encoding translation initiation factor IF-1, whose product MAKQDVIKQDGVIIEALSNAMFRVRLENDHELIAHISGKMRMNYIKILPGDKVALEMSPYDLSKGRITYRYK is encoded by the coding sequence ATGGCAAAACAAGATGTTATAAAACAGGATGGAGTGATCATAGAAGCATTGTCGAATGCAATGTTTCGCGTACGTCTGGAAAACGACCACGAACTGATTGCTCATATTTCCGGTAAAATGAGAATGAATTATATCAAAATTCTACCCGGTGATAAAGTAGCATTGGAAATGTCACCTTATGACCTTTCAAAAGGTAGAATAACATATAGGTACAAGTAA
- the ykgO gene encoding type B 50S ribosomal protein L36 produces MKVRASIKKRSVDCKIVKRKGRLYVINKKNPRFKQRQG; encoded by the coding sequence ATGAAAGTTAGAGCATCAATAAAGAAAAGAAGTGTGGATTGCAAAATTGTAAAACGCAAAGGACGCTTGTATGTAATTAACAAAAAGAATCCAAGATTTAAACAAAGACAAGGTTAG
- the rpsM gene encoding 30S ribosomal protein S13, whose amino-acid sequence MARIAGIDLPRNKRGVIGLTYIYGIGNSTAAEILKKAGVSPDKKVEEWDDGEMTKIRQIITDLKVEGALRSEMQTNIKRMMDIGCYRGVRHRKGLPLRGQKTKTNARTRKGKRKTVAGKKKVTK is encoded by the coding sequence ATGGCAAGAATAGCTGGAATTGATTTACCAAGAAACAAAAGAGGTGTAATTGGCTTGACCTATATCTATGGCATTGGCAATAGCACTGCTGCGGAAATCCTGAAAAAAGCAGGAGTAAGTCCAGACAAAAAAGTCGAAGAATGGGATGATGGCGAAATGACAAAAATTCGCCAGATCATTACCGACTTGAAAGTAGAAGGTGCTTTGCGCTCAGAGATGCAAACCAATATTAAACGAATGATGGATATTGGATGCTACAGAGGTGTTCGCCACAGAAAAGGACTTCCTTTGAGGGGGCAGAAAACCAAAACCAATGCGCGTACCAGGAAAGGAAAACGCAAAACTGTTGCAGGTAAAAAGAAAGTGACTAAATAA
- the rpsK gene encoding 30S ribosomal protein S11, which translates to MAKTTNKPKAKVRKRKVGVDAEGKAFITASFNNLIISFTNMKGQVISWGSAGKAGFRGSKKNTPYAAQMATSEAATTAHDAGLKKVEVIVKGPGSGRESAIRTISQSGIEVTVIKDVTPLPHNGCRPPKKRRV; encoded by the coding sequence ATGGCAAAAACTACTAATAAACCCAAAGCGAAAGTCAGAAAAAGAAAAGTCGGTGTTGACGCAGAAGGTAAAGCATTTATTACCGCAAGTTTCAATAACCTGATCATTTCTTTCACAAATATGAAAGGACAGGTAATTTCATGGGGATCTGCCGGCAAAGCCGGTTTTAGAGGCTCTAAGAAAAACACTCCTTATGCAGCACAAATGGCTACATCAGAAGCAGCAACAACTGCACATGATGCAGGTTTGAAAAAAGTGGAAGTGATAGTAAAAGGACCGGGATCAGGCAGAGAATCTGCCATAAGAACCATCAGCCAAAGTGGTATTGAAGTAACAGTGATTAAAGATGTTACACCTCTACCCCACAACGGTTGCCGTCCACCCAAGAAAAGAAGAGTATAA
- the rpsD gene encoding 30S ribosomal protein S4, which produces MARYTGPRTKIARKFGEPIFGFDRVLDKKNYPPGQHGVSKRRRNPSEYGIQLKEKQKAKYTYGLLERQFRNTFSKAASRKGVTGENLLQFLEARLDNTVYRLGIAPSRSAARQLITHKHILVNNEIVNIPSMQLTPGAIVSVRERSKDMGLILDSVSKKSMKFNWLVWDETKLSGTFNQYPTREEIPEKINEQLIVELYSK; this is translated from the coding sequence ATGGCTAGATACACAGGTCCAAGAACTAAAATTGCTCGCAAATTCGGAGAACCAATCTTTGGATTCGACAGAGTACTGGATAAAAAGAATTACCCGCCCGGCCAGCATGGCGTTTCAAAAAGAAGAAGAAATCCTTCTGAATATGGTATTCAATTAAAAGAAAAACAAAAAGCTAAATATACCTATGGTCTTCTTGAGCGCCAGTTTAGGAATACATTTAGTAAAGCTGCCAGCCGTAAAGGTGTTACAGGTGAAAACCTTTTGCAGTTTTTAGAAGCAAGATTGGACAATACTGTTTATCGATTGGGTATTGCCCCATCTAGAAGTGCTGCAAGACAATTAATCACACACAAGCACATTCTTGTAAACAATGAAATTGTGAATATTCCAAGTATGCAATTGACTCCCGGAGCAATTGTAAGTGTTAGAGAGCGATCTAAAGATATGGGGCTGATTCTTGATTCCGTTTCTAAAAAATCAATGAAATTTAATTGGTTGGTATGGGACGAAACTAAACTCTCCGGGACATTTAACCAATACCCCACAAGGGAAGAAATACCAGAAAAAATAAACGAACAACTTATTGTTGAATTGTATTCTAAATAA
- a CDS encoding DNA-directed RNA polymerase subunit alpha, producing MGILTFQKPDKIIMQKATDFQGLFEFRPLEPGFGVTVGNALRRVLLSSLEGHAIAAVKIEGVDHEFSTIKGVMEDITEIILNLKQVRLKKQISDDSDLEKIFISVKGQDKFTAADIEKHTNVYRVMNPDLVICNMDPSVKLELELIINKGRGYVPSDEQDLGELSLGTIAVDSIFTPIKNVKYHVENTRVEQKTDYEKLVIELATDGTIHPEEAIKEASKILIQHLMLISDENITFDTADKQNEDIVDEHILHMRKVLKTPLEDLDLSVRAYNCLKAAKINSLSELVQYDTNELLKFRNFGKKSLVEIEALINEKGLSFGMDLSKFKLNEE from the coding sequence ATGGGAATCCTTACATTTCAAAAACCCGATAAAATTATAATGCAGAAAGCCACCGATTTCCAGGGGCTATTTGAATTTCGCCCATTGGAACCCGGTTTTGGTGTTACTGTTGGAAATGCATTAAGACGAGTATTATTATCTTCACTTGAAGGACACGCCATTGCTGCTGTGAAAATTGAAGGAGTTGATCACGAATTTTCAACCATCAAAGGTGTGATGGAAGATATCACTGAAATCATCCTTAACCTTAAACAGGTACGTCTGAAAAAACAAATTTCTGACGATTCAGACTTGGAAAAGATTTTTATTTCTGTAAAAGGGCAGGATAAATTTACTGCCGCAGATATTGAAAAACACACCAATGTATACAGAGTAATGAATCCTGATTTGGTGATTTGCAATATGGATCCAAGTGTAAAACTTGAATTGGAATTGATCATCAATAAAGGAAGAGGCTATGTTCCATCAGATGAGCAAGACCTTGGTGAACTTTCGCTAGGCACTATTGCAGTAGATTCTATTTTCACACCCATTAAAAATGTGAAATACCACGTTGAAAATACACGTGTGGAACAAAAAACCGATTACGAAAAATTAGTGATCGAACTGGCTACAGATGGAACCATTCACCCTGAAGAAGCCATCAAAGAAGCCTCTAAAATATTGATTCAGCACCTGATGCTTATCTCAGATGAAAACATCACTTTCGATACTGCTGACAAACAAAATGAGGACATTGTTGATGAGCACATCTTGCACATGAGAAAAGTGCTTAAAACACCTTTAGAAGATCTTGATCTTTCAGTAAGAGCATACAACTGCTTGAAAGCAGCTAAAATCAACTCACTTTCTGAATTGGTGCAGTACGACACAAATGAACTTTTGAAGTTCAGAAATTTTGGTAAAAAATCATTGGTAGAAATTGAAGCATTGATCAATGAAAAAGGTCTTTCATTTGGTATGGATCTTTCAAAGTTCAAGCTAAACGAGGAGTAA
- the carA gene encoding glutamine-hydrolyzing carbamoyl-phosphate synthase small subunit produces MESKNALLILEDGTIFKGKAAGAIGTASGEICFNTGMTGYQEIFTDPSYYKQVMLLTADHIGNYGINYEEVESDSIKIAALVCKNFSGKVYSRKNGDCSIQEYFEKEGLVAICNVDTRALVRHIRNKGAMNCIISSETDNIDALKAQLKKVPSMEGLELASEVSTKEPYFYGVENSEKRVAVIDFGIKKNILRCLAERGVYMKVFPANTDFETIEEWAPHAYFLSNGPGDPAPMDYAVKTAQKIIESGKPTFGICLGHQILALANDVKTFKMFNGHRGINHPVQHLESKLCQITSQNHGFAVEKDGLEHNDALEITHLHLNDNTVAGLKMKGKPVFSVQYHPEASPGPEDSRYLFDQFVELLN; encoded by the coding sequence ATGGAATCAAAAAATGCACTGCTGATATTAGAGGATGGTACAATTTTTAAAGGAAAAGCTGCTGGTGCCATTGGTACTGCTTCCGGAGAAATTTGCTTCAATACCGGAATGACAGGCTATCAGGAAATTTTTACAGACCCCTCCTATTACAAACAAGTGATGCTGCTGACTGCTGATCATATCGGAAACTACGGCATCAATTATGAAGAGGTTGAATCCGATTCCATTAAAATAGCTGCTCTGGTTTGTAAAAATTTCTCGGGAAAAGTTTATTCCCGTAAAAATGGAGATTGCTCCATACAAGAATACTTTGAAAAAGAAGGACTTGTAGCTATCTGTAATGTTGATACAAGAGCCCTGGTAAGGCATATCAGGAATAAAGGTGCAATGAACTGCATTATCTCCTCTGAAACAGATAATATAGATGCATTAAAAGCCCAACTGAAAAAAGTACCATCAATGGAAGGCCTTGAACTCGCCTCTGAAGTAAGCACTAAAGAACCCTATTTTTATGGCGTGGAAAATTCAGAAAAGAGAGTGGCCGTAATTGATTTCGGTATCAAGAAAAATATTTTACGCTGCCTGGCGGAAAGAGGCGTTTACATGAAAGTCTTTCCAGCAAATACAGATTTTGAAACCATAGAAGAATGGGCACCACATGCCTATTTCCTTTCCAATGGACCTGGAGACCCCGCCCCTATGGATTATGCAGTAAAAACAGCACAAAAAATTATTGAAAGCGGAAAGCCCACATTTGGCATTTGCCTGGGACACCAAATACTGGCACTGGCCAATGATGTAAAAACATTCAAAATGTTCAACGGACACCGTGGCATCAATCACCCAGTGCAACATCTGGAAAGCAAACTTTGCCAAATCACTTCACAAAACCACGGCTTTGCGGTTGAAAAAGATGGCCTGGAACACAATGATGCGCTGGAGATTACACATCTACACTTAAATGACAATACAGTAGCAGGCCTTAAAATGAAAGGGAAACCGGTGTTTTCTGTACAGTATCACCCAGAGGCTTCACCCGGCCCGGAAGATTCCAGGTATTTATTTGATCAGTTTGTTGAACTCTTAAATTAA
- the eno gene encoding phosphopyruvate hydratase, with the protein MSIILDVHARQILDSRGNPTVEVDVMTDSGFMGRAAVPSGASTGKHEAVELRDGGNLFMGKGVLKAVKNVNDIIAPKLEGLSTFEQNTIDALMLELDGTKNKAKLGANAILAVSMAVARVAAEEASQPLYRYLGGVNANTLPIPLMNILNGGSHADNSIDFQEFMIVPVGADTFSEALRMGVEIFHNLKIVLKEKGYSTNVGDEGGFAPNIKSNEEAIETVLTAIEKAGYKPGDEVLIALDAASSEFYNAEEKVYHFHKSDGRKLNSKDMVAYWEEWVNKYPICSIEDGMDEDDWSGWKLLTEKTGQKVQLVGDDLFVTNVERLSRGIKEHIGNSILIKVNQIGTLTETIDAVNLATRNNFTSIISHRSGETEDNTIADLAVALNTGQIKTGSASRSDRMAKYNQLLRIEESLGTNAYFPGRSYKFF; encoded by the coding sequence ATGAGTATCATTTTAGATGTACATGCCCGGCAAATATTAGATTCCAGGGGAAATCCTACCGTAGAAGTAGATGTAATGACAGATAGTGGTTTCATGGGCAGAGCAGCAGTTCCTTCAGGAGCCTCTACAGGCAAACACGAAGCCGTTGAATTGCGTGATGGCGGCAATCTATTCATGGGCAAGGGAGTGCTAAAAGCAGTAAAAAATGTAAATGATATTATTGCTCCAAAATTAGAAGGTCTCAGTACTTTTGAGCAAAATACAATTGATGCTTTAATGCTTGAGCTGGATGGGACAAAAAACAAAGCCAAGCTTGGTGCAAATGCAATTCTGGCAGTTTCTATGGCTGTAGCAAGAGTTGCCGCTGAAGAGGCCTCACAACCATTGTATCGTTATCTTGGAGGTGTAAATGCCAATACGCTTCCCATCCCATTGATGAATATCCTTAACGGAGGTTCACATGCTGACAACAGCATTGATTTTCAGGAATTTATGATCGTGCCTGTGGGTGCCGATACTTTTTCTGAAGCATTGCGCATGGGCGTGGAAATTTTTCACAATTTAAAAATTGTACTGAAAGAAAAAGGCTATTCTACCAATGTGGGCGATGAAGGTGGTTTTGCTCCTAATATTAAATCCAATGAAGAGGCCATAGAAACGGTATTGACTGCTATTGAAAAAGCTGGCTACAAACCCGGAGATGAAGTTTTGATTGCCCTCGATGCTGCAAGCTCAGAGTTTTACAATGCTGAGGAAAAAGTATATCATTTTCACAAGTCGGATGGGCGGAAACTGAATTCGAAAGATATGGTTGCCTACTGGGAAGAATGGGTAAACAAATACCCTATCTGCTCCATTGAAGATGGCATGGATGAAGATGACTGGAGCGGATGGAAATTGCTTACCGAAAAAACCGGTCAAAAAGTACAACTTGTTGGAGATGACCTTTTTGTAACCAATGTAGAGCGTCTTTCAAGAGGTATAAAAGAACATATTGGCAATTCAATTCTCATAAAAGTCAATCAGATTGGTACACTTACTGAAACTATTGATGCTGTAAATCTTGCTACAAGAAACAATTTCACAAGTATTATCTCCCACCGCTCTGGAGAAACAGAAGACAATACCATAGCAGACCTTGCAGTAGCACTGAATACCGGGCAAATCAAAACCGGTTCTGCTTCGCGCTCCGACCGCATGGCTAAATACAATCAATTGCTTCGAATAGAAGAAAGCCTGGGCACCAATGCATACTTTCCCGGACGTTCATATAAATTTTTCTGA
- a CDS encoding septum formation initiator family protein: MRKYWDKIPPWLRNKYSLTLIVFIVWMSFIDRNDFFSQLSLNQQLKEMEAERKYYQEKLQEVQLMHKDLFKNEENLERYAREQYLMKKDGEELFIIVEE, encoded by the coding sequence ATGCGCAAATACTGGGATAAAATACCGCCCTGGCTCAGGAATAAGTACAGCCTGACACTGATCGTTTTCATTGTCTGGATGAGTTTTATTGATCGCAATGATTTCTTTTCACAATTGAGCCTTAATCAACAGCTCAAAGAAATGGAAGCAGAAAGAAAGTACTATCAGGAAAAATTGCAGGAAGTACAACTGATGCACAAAGACCTGTTTAAAAATGAGGAAAACCTCGAACGCTACGCCCGCGAACAATACCTAATGAAGAAAGACGGTGAGGAGCTTTTTATTATTGTGGAGGAGTGA